In a single window of the Bacteroidia bacterium genome:
- the dnaA gene encoding chromosomal replication initiator protein DnaA: MEMNVREIWGRCLTKIRDNINAQSYRTWFEPIVPLKYEHKILTIQVPSQFFFEWLEEHYIDLIKRTIRHVLGTETQLVYSIVVVDNPLESCTVNIPTSAHGHGAKNPLVSLPIQSGKEPINHFVIPGLKKASIDPQLNPNYTFDNFIEGECNSLARTSGSTIAATPGQTSFNPIFVYGGVGLGKTHLIQAIGNEVKRYHPHKVVLYVSAERFVSHFVDSVRSNNLSAFLAHYQLVDVLIVDDIQFLASKDKTQDNFFHVFNQLHQKQKQIILAADCAPKDLKNIEERLISRFKWGLSVELCPPSVGTRMEILRKKMYQDGISLPDEIIEYIAHNVSSNIRELEGVVISVLAQSSLQRKEIDLNMVKAVVKSLVRQHDRELSIETITNEVSLFFKLEVELLKDKTRKREVVQARQVAMYFAKELTNTSLKTIGSYFGGRDHSTVIHAVQTVNDLVDTQRDFRNQVEEIRKRLKVITA, encoded by the coding sequence ATGGAAATGAATGTACGAGAGATTTGGGGGAGGTGTCTGACCAAAATCCGCGATAATATCAACGCTCAAAGTTATAGAACATGGTTCGAGCCCATTGTCCCCCTCAAATATGAACATAAAATTTTAACAATCCAAGTACCCAGCCAATTTTTCTTTGAGTGGCTTGAGGAGCATTATATTGACTTAATTAAACGGACTATAAGGCACGTCTTAGGCACTGAGACACAGTTAGTTTATTCAATTGTAGTTGTAGATAATCCGCTTGAATCATGCACCGTAAACATTCCTACGAGTGCTCACGGCCATGGTGCAAAGAATCCGCTGGTATCTCTGCCGATACAATCCGGAAAAGAGCCGATTAATCACTTTGTTATTCCGGGTCTTAAGAAAGCAAGTATAGATCCGCAATTAAACCCAAATTATACTTTTGATAATTTTATTGAAGGAGAGTGCAATTCTTTAGCACGTACCTCTGGCAGCACCATAGCTGCAACTCCCGGCCAAACGTCTTTCAATCCAATATTTGTTTACGGCGGAGTTGGCTTAGGAAAAACGCACCTGATTCAAGCTATCGGAAACGAAGTAAAGCGTTACCACCCACATAAGGTAGTCTTATATGTTTCCGCTGAACGCTTTGTGAGCCATTTTGTAGATTCTGTACGCAGTAATAATCTAAGTGCTTTTCTGGCTCATTATCAGTTGGTAGATGTTCTTATTGTGGATGATATTCAGTTTTTAGCAAGCAAAGATAAAACCCAAGATAACTTCTTCCATGTATTTAACCAGTTGCACCAGAAGCAAAAGCAAATCATATTAGCGGCGGATTGCGCCCCCAAAGATTTGAAAAATATAGAAGAACGCCTCATATCACGGTTTAAGTGGGGCTTAAGCGTAGAGCTATGCCCACCCAGCGTTGGCACAAGGATGGAGATACTCCGCAAGAAAATGTATCAAGATGGAATATCTCTACCTGACGAAATCATAGAATACATAGCTCATAACGTTTCTTCTAATATCAGAGAACTGGAAGGAGTAGTTATATCCGTATTAGCCCAAAGCTCATTACAAAGAAAAGAAATTGACCTAAATATGGTCAAAGCAGTTGTTAAAAGCCTTGTACGTCAGCATGATAGAGAGCTTTCTATCGAAACAATTACCAATGAGGTTAGTTTATTTTTCAAGTTAGAAGTAGAGCTACTTAAGGACAAGACACGTAAACGCGAAGTCGTTCAGGCGCGCCAAGTAGCTATGTACTTTGCCAAAGAATTGACAAATACTTCTCTCAAAACAATAGGTTCTTATTTCGGTGGAAGAGACCACTCAACAGTGATTCATGCAGTTCAAACTGTTAATGATTTAGTAGATACCCAGCGAGATTTTCGCAATCAAGTAGAAGAAATCCGAAAAAGATTGAAGGTGATAACCGCCTAA
- a CDS encoding UDP-glucose/GDP-mannose dehydrogenase family protein has translation MNIAVVGTGYVGLVTGTCFAESGNNVVCVDIDPEKLQKLNSGIIPIYEPGLEAMFLRNIKEKRLTFTNNLAEAANNSEIIFLALPTPPMEDGSADLKYVLNVAKDLAKIIKDYKVVVNKSTVPVGTADKVKAIFTENTQVPVDVCSNPEFLREGSAVEDFMKPERVVVGTDSTRVVELMSRLYKPFVMSGNSVIFMDIRSAELTKYAANSFLATKITFMNEIANLCERVGADVDNVRIGIGSDSRIGKRFLFPGIGYGGSCFPKDVQALHHTATEYQYDFQILTAVMAINNHQKEILIDKVISFFGEDLTGLSFAVWGLAFKPNTDDIREAPALVIIQELLARGAAITAFDPEAISEVKKHYPQLNITFAANRDETLKNQDALLIVTEWNEFRTPDFGKMKTLLKQPVVFDGRNILNINEMQSLGFYYNSIGRQTVDGRKKT, from the coding sequence ATGAATATTGCCGTAGTAGGTACTGGGTATGTTGGTTTAGTAACAGGGACTTGTTTTGCAGAGTCCGGAAATAATGTGGTTTGTGTAGATATTGACCCTGAAAAATTGCAAAAACTGAATAGCGGGATTATTCCTATTTATGAACCCGGCTTAGAAGCAATGTTTTTGCGAAATATTAAGGAAAAACGACTGACTTTTACCAATAACTTAGCTGAAGCTGCTAATAATAGTGAGATTATCTTCTTAGCTCTACCAACTCCTCCAATGGAAGACGGATCGGCAGACTTAAAATATGTATTGAATGTAGCAAAGGACTTAGCCAAAATTATCAAAGACTATAAAGTCGTTGTTAATAAAAGTACTGTTCCCGTAGGGACTGCCGATAAGGTAAAAGCTATTTTCACAGAGAACACCCAAGTTCCTGTTGATGTGTGTTCTAATCCTGAGTTTTTGCGGGAAGGTTCTGCTGTAGAAGACTTTATGAAGCCGGAACGTGTAGTTGTGGGCACAGACTCAACACGGGTAGTTGAACTCATGAGCCGGCTGTACAAACCCTTTGTAATGTCCGGTAATTCCGTTATTTTCATGGATATACGAAGTGCAGAACTCACTAAATATGCTGCTAATTCCTTTTTAGCAACCAAGATTACCTTTATGAATGAAATTGCTAACCTATGCGAGCGCGTAGGCGCAGATGTAGATAATGTTCGGATAGGCATTGGCTCCGATAGCCGAATCGGAAAACGATTCTTATTTCCGGGCATAGGTTACGGTGGCTCCTGCTTCCCCAAAGATGTACAAGCATTACATCACACCGCTACTGAATATCAATATGATTTTCAAATACTTACAGCAGTTATGGCTATTAATAATCACCAAAAAGAGATTTTAATAGATAAAGTTATATCATTTTTTGGGGAGGATTTAACCGGTTTATCTTTTGCCGTTTGGGGGCTTGCGTTTAAACCGAATACAGACGATATAAGAGAAGCACCAGCCTTAGTGATTATTCAGGAACTTTTAGCACGTGGAGCAGCTATTACCGCCTTTGACCCAGAGGCAATCAGCGAAGTAAAAAAACATTATCCTCAGCTAAATATTACCTTTGCCGCTAACCGTGATGAAACCCTTAAAAATCAGGATGCCTTACTTATTGTTACCGAATGGAATGAGTTTAGAACCCCTGATTTTGGAAAAATGAAAACCCTACTTAAACAACCGGTGGTTTTTGATGGCCGTAATATCCTTAATATCAATGAAATGCAATCACTTGGTTTCTACTATAATTCCATTGGCCGCCAAACAGTAGATGGGCGTAAAAAGACCTGA
- a CDS encoding PorT family protein, with protein sequence MIRSIIRLAVLLPIFIGFLKPALAQNNIHYDLRQFNLGFLMGLNIADVKIKYNHLSTNYDKAGDLSEIDALSSPGITLGMITNTKLLPNFDFRFIPSISLQQRNFNYHFASHKKISYFQYQDSMVKKRLESANLDLPAMIRFRSNFYKNYRVYVMSGIKYSINLASDKRSRDDPNVIKIDKRDWSWEVAAGIEIYGDRVKLTPEIRYSLGLRNVYAPENTDFGDRISRMNTQAILISLNFE encoded by the coding sequence ATGATACGCTCAATAATACGTTTGGCCGTTTTACTGCCTATATTTATTGGCTTTTTAAAGCCGGCTTTAGCCCAAAACAATATTCATTATGATCTTCGTCAATTTAACTTAGGGTTTTTAATGGGCTTAAATATCGCTGATGTAAAAATTAAGTATAACCATTTAAGTACTAATTATGATAAGGCCGGAGATTTATCAGAAATTGACGCATTATCTTCGCCGGGTATAACCCTGGGTATGATTACCAATACTAAGCTACTTCCTAATTTTGACTTCCGCTTTATCCCGTCCATTTCTCTACAGCAACGAAATTTTAACTATCACTTTGCCAGCCACAAGAAAATTTCTTATTTTCAGTATCAAGATTCTATGGTAAAAAAGCGGTTAGAATCTGCCAATTTAGATTTACCGGCGATGATTCGGTTTCGTTCTAATTTCTACAAAAACTATCGTGTGTACGTGATGTCTGGAATAAAATATTCTATTAATTTAGCCAGTGATAAACGGTCTCGCGATGACCCAAATGTTATCAAAATAGATAAAAGAGATTGGAGCTGGGAAGTTGCAGCCGGAATTGAAATTTATGGTGATAGGGTAAAACTTACACCGGAAATCCGCTATTCACTTGGGCTTAGAAACGTTTATGCCCCTGAAAATACAGATTTCGGAGACAGAATATCCCGTATGAACACCCAAGCCATCTTGATTTCTTTGAACTTTGAATAA
- the ubiE gene encoding bifunctional demethylmenaquinone methyltransferase/2-methoxy-6-polyprenyl-1,4-benzoquinol methylase UbiE, which translates to MSSPVTPYQGSASSKKAQVEKMFDNIAGTYDLLNHLLSAGIDTRWRKYAIRQLLDLKPETILDIATGTGDFAILAAKTLKPKQLIGLDLSEKMLAKAREKAGKKGLSIDWIKGDSEKLPFADNTIDAITIGFGVRNFENLQLGLSEVLRVLRPGGKAVILEPSKPKKFPMKQLFSFYFHTVLPLVGKIISKDSSAYTYLPESVKVFPEGDTFLDICHQAGFRKTFWQPLTFGICAFYCLEK; encoded by the coding sequence GTGAGTTCACCCGTTACGCCCTATCAAGGCTCTGCTTCATCCAAAAAAGCCCAAGTAGAGAAAATGTTTGATAATATTGCCGGCACCTATGATTTGTTAAATCACTTATTGAGTGCAGGGATAGATACTCGGTGGCGGAAGTATGCTATTCGCCAATTACTTGATTTAAAGCCCGAAACAATACTGGATATTGCAACCGGTACCGGAGATTTTGCTATTTTGGCAGCCAAAACGCTAAAACCAAAGCAACTGATTGGCCTCGATTTATCTGAAAAAATGTTGGCTAAAGCACGTGAAAAAGCTGGGAAAAAAGGGCTTTCTATTGATTGGATAAAAGGGGATTCTGAAAAACTTCCTTTTGCAGACAATACCATTGATGCGATTACGATTGGTTTTGGGGTTCGTAATTTTGAGAACTTACAGTTGGGATTATCGGAGGTACTGCGTGTCTTGCGCCCGGGCGGTAAAGCCGTTATCTTAGAACCTTCTAAACCCAAAAAATTCCCGATGAAGCAGCTATTCAGTTTCTATTTCCACACGGTGCTTCCATTAGTTGGTAAAATCATCTCAAAAGATTCATCAGCTTACACATACCTGCCGGAGTCCGTCAAGGTTTTTCCGGAAGGAGATACTTTTTTGGATATTTGCCACCAAGCTGGATTCCGTAAAACATTTTGGCAACCGCTTACGTTTGGTATATGCGCTTTTTACTGCTTAGAAAAATGA
- a CDS encoding GatB/YqeY domain-containing protein, whose translation MTLKETINQNLKDAMKQKDEAALRALRSLKAAILLAETAEGQTGDLTPDQELKLLQKQAKQRKDAIEQYLAGNRQDLADSEQAELTIINKFLPKQISPEELEQIIKTIITEVNAAAPSDLGKVMGAATKQLAGQADGKLISEIAKRLLSK comes from the coding sequence ATGACATTAAAAGAAACAATCAATCAGAACCTTAAAGATGCGATGAAGCAAAAAGACGAAGCCGCTCTACGGGCACTCCGGTCCCTCAAAGCGGCTATCCTTTTAGCTGAAACTGCCGAAGGCCAAACCGGAGACCTAACTCCTGACCAAGAGCTAAAGCTATTACAAAAACAAGCAAAACAACGTAAAGATGCCATAGAGCAGTACTTAGCCGGTAATCGTCAGGATTTAGCAGACTCAGAGCAGGCAGAGCTCACCATCATCAATAAATTCCTTCCAAAACAAATTTCTCCCGAAGAATTAGAGCAGATTATCAAGACAATTATTACGGAAGTAAACGCCGCTGCACCAAGCGACTTAGGAAAAGTAATGGGCGCAGCTACTAAGCAACTTGCCGGCCAAGCAGATGGAAAACTGATTTCCGAAATAGCTAAAAGACTGTTATCCAAGTAA
- a CDS encoding aminodeoxychorismate/anthranilate synthase component II: protein MIVVIDNYDSFTYNLVDLLAYLPEEILVFRNDSPLIEPYLAQQPTAVVVSPGPGRPENAGKSPQIVLTCIKQRIPVLGICLGHQLIAQLLGAQIILNKPFHGKTSTIHWNDNCELTAGISLPMTVMRYHSLVIAPNSLPSNLICIAKTTDDEIMAIRSQDKQLTGFQFHPESILTTQGNLLIENWYQTVNFYAPLRN, encoded by the coding sequence GTGATAGTCGTTATTGATAATTACGACTCTTTTACCTACAACTTAGTTGATTTATTGGCCTATTTACCGGAAGAGATTCTGGTATTTCGGAATGATTCACCGCTTATAGAACCCTATTTAGCGCAGCAGCCAACTGCGGTAGTGGTTTCCCCTGGCCCCGGAAGGCCGGAAAACGCCGGAAAATCCCCACAAATAGTTTTAACCTGCATTAAACAACGTATCCCTGTTTTAGGAATATGTTTAGGCCATCAACTTATTGCTCAACTGCTGGGTGCACAAATTATTTTGAACAAACCTTTCCATGGCAAAACCTCTACAATTCATTGGAACGATAATTGCGAGCTTACTGCCGGAATATCATTACCTATGACCGTTATGCGTTACCATTCGTTAGTTATTGCCCCAAATTCTTTGCCTTCAAACCTCATTTGTATAGCCAAAACAACCGATGATGAGATTATGGCTATTCGCAGCCAAGATAAACAACTAACTGGATTTCAGTTTCATCCCGAATCAATCTTAACTACACAAGGAAATTTATTAATTGAAAATTGGTATCAAACTGTTAATTTTTATGCACCTTTGCGAAACTAA
- a CDS encoding alpha/beta fold hydrolase has protein sequence MNIELRNTGHFEYIEEGTGEPLLLLHGLFGALSNWASVLDEFAKTHRVLIPLMPIYTNTKVSATVEGLAHFVADFVKHKELTGIHVLGNSLGGHIALLLALNHPERLATLLLTGSSGLFESGMGSGFPKRGDYQYIKDRVEYTFYNPQTATPQLVDEVFEIVNDSNKALRVIQIARAAQRQNMRAEIKKITVPTCLIWGLNDNITPSHVAHEFNQLIINSELHFIDHCGHAPMMENPALFNKIVRNFLQRHSVFHSVNS, from the coding sequence ATGAATATCGAACTACGGAATACAGGTCACTTTGAATATATTGAAGAGGGCACAGGCGAACCGCTACTTTTGCTGCACGGCTTATTTGGTGCGCTGAGTAATTGGGCAAGTGTCTTGGATGAGTTTGCTAAAACCCACCGCGTTCTGATTCCGCTAATGCCTATTTACACAAACACAAAAGTTTCAGCAACCGTCGAAGGGTTAGCACACTTTGTTGCAGACTTTGTAAAACATAAAGAGCTTACCGGAATTCATGTGCTGGGAAATTCCCTTGGAGGGCATATTGCGCTGCTATTAGCACTCAATCATCCGGAAAGGTTGGCTACCTTACTATTAACAGGGAGTTCCGGCTTATTTGAGTCTGGGATGGGAAGCGGATTCCCCAAAAGGGGTGATTATCAGTATATTAAAGATAGAGTAGAATATACTTTTTACAATCCCCAAACGGCTACTCCACAGTTGGTTGATGAGGTTTTTGAAATTGTGAATGACAGCAATAAGGCGTTACGGGTTATCCAGATAGCCAGAGCTGCCCAACGACAAAATATGCGTGCCGAAATTAAAAAAATCACAGTACCAACTTGTTTGATTTGGGGGCTAAATGACAATATCACTCCTTCACACGTAGCACATGAGTTTAACCAACTGATAATCAACTCAGAACTTCACTTTATAGACCATTGTGGGCACGCACCTATGATGGAAAATCCAGCATTATTTAATAAAATTGTCCGAAATTTTCTGCAAAGGCATTCTGTGTTTCATTCTGTTAATTCATAA
- a CDS encoding CBS domain-containing protein codes for MYAKSLLSLNLPTLHPEDSARTMVRKFATSGQRWLPIVHNDHHFQGIVSRKTLRLNQISTLKDLNPSDILKIFVSPNTHIFDIIQIMGNSGTDCVPVLSQENNYLGLVIAKNIIQFQAENTFSHDGGIIVLEMERYDFSLGEIARLTESENAKILSLLVTNVPESRRIWVSIKLSMADISRVITVLERFGYQISSTSVNQKQLLDTRDIYDSFMRYLNI; via the coding sequence ATGTATGCTAAGAGTTTACTAAGCCTAAATTTACCGACTTTACACCCGGAAGACTCTGCCCGAACGATGGTACGCAAGTTTGCCACCAGCGGGCAAAGATGGCTGCCTATTGTGCATAATGACCACCACTTCCAAGGTATTGTTTCCCGAAAAACACTTCGATTAAACCAAATCAGCACCTTAAAAGACTTAAACCCTTCGGATATTTTGAAGATTTTTGTTTCTCCCAATACACATATTTTTGATATTATTCAAATTATGGGAAATTCCGGTACAGACTGCGTACCGGTTCTTTCTCAAGAAAACAACTATCTTGGGCTGGTAATTGCCAAAAATATCATTCAATTTCAAGCTGAAAATACTTTTAGCCATGACGGCGGAATCATTGTTTTAGAAATGGAACGATATGATTTTTCTCTGGGCGAAATAGCCCGCTTAACGGAATCCGAAAATGCGAAAATATTGAGCTTATTAGTTACGAATGTACCTGAAAGCCGTAGAATTTGGGTTTCAATTAAATTGAGTATGGCGGATATTTCACGGGTAATTACTGTGTTAGAGCGTTTTGGCTATCAAATCAGCTCTACTTCAGTAAATCAAAAACAATTATTAGATACGCGGGATATTTATGACTCCTTCATGCGCTATCTAAACATTTGA